ACGAAAAGGCCTTGGGCTGTGCTCGTCTTTTCGGATCTTCTCCGCAGAAAGTTTCGTTGGATTTTCACACCACACCTGTTGAAAACATGTTGACGTAACATGATTAGGTGtctactaggtaggtaaggtaccataTTACTGTAAGGTTTTATGCCGAGAAATACTTACGTTGGCAAATGCTAGTGTCAGGAGCTGTTCATGAGTAAAGTTTTCAAAGTGAGGAAGAATCGGTTCCTCTCCATATTTAGCCACACATCTTCTGTAAGCCAAAAGTGATTCCCTGAATCCTCCGTTATCCGCGATATTCTCTCCTAACGAATGTACGCTGTCGGTCTGGTAAAAATTAATGGAGAAAGAATTAGGTACATTATTAttggttcataattttttattatttttgttctcGTGGAAATGTTTTACTAGAATACTTTTATGAAGTAGAGCAGTACCAACACATTAGACGAATTTTCTtttagtacctagacctaccgtTTGAGTAATATTACCAAAGTTTGAACTGTGATTGCCATAAGCATCGACGAAACATTGGGCTTTCTCCTCGTATGAACTCAAAGTGTCACTTTGCCACCAATCTTCTACATCTCCTATCTCGTTGTAATGTCGCCCTGAAATTATCAAAACCTTATTAGATGTAGAATCATGTAGTGTATAAATATTTGTTATTCGTGATTTTGTTGAGGATATTTTGTCTGGATCTAACCTGAGTTGTCAAATCCATGAGTTATTTCATGACCTATGATTGAggggtccaaaaattttcaaaatccactttttgggGCATAACTTTCCTTCTATGggtccaaaaaagttcaaattttggatttgaggttcaaataagatttaaaagaaacaattttctcgaaattttgataTCTCAAATTTAGCACCTCccccccaaaattgggggtcctaaaatcaaaattgacccttCTCTATATTTTTGGCATCATCTACTCGTCAAGAgctttctattttaaaaaaaatcagatttctaGCTATAATAGGGGCGGAATGAAAAATCGCtgtcttgacaattttttaaaatgttctaaACGATCTGAAATTATATGTAGTCCTGTGCAATCTGAATTTTTCCCCtttaatacctaatttttcattttcacatcgAGCAATTAAGAAGCTCTTGTGAGAGTGACGAGTTGATGTTGGTTTTGTGAGTATATACCTTTGTTTATTTGTCtcgcataaatttcaaaaaaaaaaaaaactagacactgcaaagtgtgcgtagctagctgccttttctacagctataaccgttattacatctaggtagtgcataagtgaatcaaccatgtcacagtaatgagaatttttgaaactctcactgcttcaaaataataattgtttttcattgttttcatattttccaaattacaataggtatttcagaataatttataagcttgtattgcttctaaattaagaaatttctagttgtttttcatagtttgcattgttttaaaatttacaaaattccaaatcaatttcccgaattccccatcgctacaatttcataaagttttcaataaattttcagaattttgcattgctgctgagttaggaaatttgcaatcaatttttagaattcacatttcctctaaatagtcaaattttgaataatttttcagaattcttattgtctttaaattaaaaaatttcaaattcaattttcaagttcatattgtccacaaattgtaaatgtaaaacgtttactcaatttttggaattcacattgcctccaatttttcagaattctcatcttcttcataaatattacaatacttatttcatataattttcaagttcacattatctgcaacttacagaacttttaatcaatttttggaattct
The sequence above is a segment of the Planococcus citri chromosome 3, ihPlaCitr1.1, whole genome shotgun sequence genome. Coding sequences within it:
- the LOC135839432 gene encoding neprilysin-like — protein: MTCVRRSTALILSHHGRHYNEIGDVEDWWQSDTLSSYEEKAQCFVDAYGNHSSNFGNITQTTDSVHSLGENIADNGGFRESLLAYRRCVAKYGEEPILPHFENFTHEQLLTLAFANVWCENPTKLSAEKIRKDEHSPRPFRVNVVFQNSEEFADIWKCPKGSKMNPNKEKCSIW